The Verrucomicrobiota bacterium genome includes the window CCGTGTTCGTCTCATCCATTAATCCACGCCCTATGAGTGATCCCTTGCCACCCCCCCGTCGAAATCTTGATTGCCGAAGACAGCCCCACCCAAGCCAAACGACTCCAACGCCTTCGCCTTTGAAAAACTGAACGGACTGCTCCAATGAAACCTTTAACCCTTTAACCTATTAATTATATTATGATTCTGCAATCCGCAATCCGCAATCCGCAATTTGAAGCTCCCCAATTCACAAATCCAACCATCCAACCATCCAGCGGTCCCCCCGCCTGCGTGCTGGTCGTGGATGACACCCTCGCCAATCTCCAGTTGCTGGCCGGCTTCCTCAAAGACCGTGGCTACCGGGTCTGCCTGGCCCCCAGCGGCAAGCTGGCCTTGCAAGCCGTCCAAACCGACCCGCCCGACCTGATCCTTCTCGACATTAACATGCCCGAAATGAACGGTTACGAGGTCTGCCAACGCCTGAAAGCCGATCCCGCCACCGCCGATATCCCCGTCATTTTTATCAGCGCCTTGACGGAGATGACCGACAAGATGCACGCCTTTGCCGTGGGCGGCGTGGATTACGTCACCAAGCCCTTCCAGTTCAAGGAGGTCGAGGCCCGCGTCGCCACCCACCTGGAACTCCGCCGCCAGAAACGCGAACTGCAGGCCAGCTACGCCCGGCTCCAGGAATTGGAGCACCTGCGGGATAGCCTGGTACACATGGTGGTGCATGACCTGCGTTCGCCCTTGAGTGTCATGCTGATGGGGATCCGAATGCTGGGTACCAGCCCGCTGGCGCAAGACCCCGATAGTAAAGACATCCTGCAAACCGCTTGCAGTTGTGCCAACACCTTGGAGAAAATGGTCACGCAATTGCTGGACGTCAGCCGTTTGGAGGCGGGCCAGATGCCCCTCGCCAAAAAGGAGTGTGACCTGGCGCAAATCGCCCAAACCGCCCTGGCTTCCCTCGGTGCCTTGGCGAGTGGGCGGCAGGTGTCTTTGTCTTTGAGCGCCACGGAGCCGGTTCCGGCCGTGTGCGATCCCGACCTGATCCGCCGCGTCATCGAGAATCTCCTGGGTAACGCCCTCAAGTTCAGTCCGGCAACTGGCGCGGTGCAATTGGCCGTCACGCGCGAAGGCCTGAATGCCCGCATAGCCGTGAGCGACCATGGTCGGGGAATCCTGCCGGAATATCACCAGAAAATCTTCGAGAAATTCGGCCAGGTGGAATGCCGGGAAAAACGGCTCGGCACCGGCTTGGGCCTGGCATTCTGCAAACTGGCCGTCGAAGCCCACGGTGGCCGCATCGGCGTGGAAAGCACGGTAGGCCAGGGCAGCACCTTCTGGTTTGAACTGCCGGGTCACTGATCACTGATCACTACCCATCTAATCCTTTCCTCCCATATTTCCCTTTTCCACCATCGCCCGGCGTTCATGAGAAGTTTGGACACATTCCACGGAAATGCCGGGCGACCATCGGGTTGGCGAGTGCGGCGGAAATGACTTTCGTTTTCAACACTGCTTGCGCTTGGGGCGGATATGCCTTAATAAAGACGCGAACCGCCGCCCGGTCAGGTGGCGCGTGAAAATGAATATGAACGAGAGCAAAAAACCATTGGTCGGGGTCATCATGGGCAGCCAATCCGATTGGGACACCATGCAGCATTGCGCGGCCCAGTTGGATGCTTTGCAGGTGCCCTATGAAGTAAGGGTGATTTCGGCACACCGGACCCCTGATCTCCTGTTTGAGTATGCGTCCAGCGCCGTGGCGCGCGGGTTGGAAGTCATTATTGCCGCTGCCGGCGGCGCGGCGCACCTGGCCGGGGTGACGGCGGCCAAGACGCCGCTGCCGGTGTTGGGCGTGCCGATGGAATCCAAATCGCTGCAAGGGCTGGACTCGTTGCTTTCGATGGTCCAGATGCCTGGCGGGGTGCCGGTGGGCACGCTGGCCATCGGCAAGCCGGGCGCCATCAACGCCGCCTTGTTTGCCACGGCAATGCTGGGAAATAAATATCCTGAGTTCCGGGCCGCGTACGAGCAGTTCCGCCAGGCACAGACCCAGAAGGGGGCGGCCAACCAACAAATCAAGACGTGAGTGCAACGGCAGGGCCCGCCGGGGCCTGATGTTTTGCCAGGGATTGGGGCATTCCATCCGTCTGCCAGTTTGGGCTTGCACGGTCAACTTTTTTGGTGGATAATGGCGTCGCGCGTTAGAGAAAAGAGGTCGCCACAAAGGCGGACCTCAAGTTCGTGCTTTTAGTCTGTAAGTCCGGTTACAATTGTGAAAATTTTCAGCGGCAATTCAAATCTGCCTCTCGCCAGAGCCATCTGTGCTTCGATAGGCGTCGAACTCGGCAAATGCACCATCAGTGCGTTTCCCGATG containing:
- a CDS encoding hybrid sensor histidine kinase/response regulator → MILQSAIRNPQFEAPQFTNPTIQPSSGPPACVLVVDDTLANLQLLAGFLKDRGYRVCLAPSGKLALQAVQTDPPDLILLDINMPEMNGYEVCQRLKADPATADIPVIFISALTEMTDKMHAFAVGGVDYVTKPFQFKEVEARVATHLELRRQKRELQASYARLQELEHLRDSLVHMVVHDLRSPLSVMLMGIRMLGTSPLAQDPDSKDILQTACSCANTLEKMVTQLLDVSRLEAGQMPLAKKECDLAQIAQTALASLGALASGRQVSLSLSATEPVPAVCDPDLIRRVIENLLGNALKFSPATGAVQLAVTREGLNARIAVSDHGRGILPEYHQKIFEKFGQVECREKRLGTGLGLAFCKLAVEAHGGRIGVESTVGQGSTFWFELPGH
- the purE gene encoding 5-(carboxyamino)imidazole ribonucleotide mutase, with amino-acid sequence MNESKKPLVGVIMGSQSDWDTMQHCAAQLDALQVPYEVRVISAHRTPDLLFEYASSAVARGLEVIIAAAGGAAHLAGVTAAKTPLPVLGVPMESKSLQGLDSLLSMVQMPGGVPVGTLAIGKPGAINAALFATAMLGNKYPEFRAAYEQFRQAQTQKGAANQQIKT